Proteins encoded together in one Anoxybacillus flavithermus window:
- the rplD gene encoding 50S ribosomal protein L4: protein MPKVALYNQNGENIGEIELNDAVFGIEPNKHVLFEAVIMQRASLRQGTHKTKNRAEVSGGGRKPWRQKGTGRARQGSIRSPQWRGGGIVFGPVPRSYSYKLPKKVRRLAIKSALSSKVLENNIVVLDNLTLEAPKTKEMVKILNNLSVDRKALIVTADANENVILSARNIPGVTVVTASGINVLDVLNHDKLVITKAAVEKVEEVLV from the coding sequence ATGCCAAAAGTAGCATTGTACAACCAAAACGGAGAAAACATCGGTGAAATCGAATTAAACGATGCCGTATTTGGTATTGAACCGAACAAACATGTGTTATTTGAAGCGGTAATTATGCAACGTGCTTCCTTGCGTCAAGGAACTCATAAAACAAAAAATCGTGCAGAAGTAAGCGGCGGTGGCCGTAAACCATGGCGTCAAAAAGGTACTGGACGCGCTCGTCAAGGATCGATTCGTTCTCCACAGTGGCGCGGCGGTGGTATTGTATTTGGTCCAGTTCCACGCAGCTACAGCTACAAACTTCCGAAAAAAGTTCGTCGCTTAGCAATTAAATCAGCTTTATCTTCAAAAGTGCTTGAAAACAACATCGTTGTATTAGACAATTTAACACTTGAAGCACCGAAAACAAAAGAAATGGTTAAAATTTTAAACAACCTTTCTGTTGATCGCAAAGCGTTAATTGTAACAGCAGATGCAAACGAGAACGTCATTCTTTCAGCCCGCAACATCCCAGGAGTTACAGTCGTAACAGCAAGCGGAATTAACGTTCTTGATGTACTCAACCACGACAAGCTTGTCATTACAAAAGCTGCCGTGGAAAAAGTAGAGGAGGTGCTTGTATAA
- the rplW gene encoding 50S ribosomal protein L23, whose product MKDPRDIIKRPVITERSTELMGEKKYTFEVDVKANKTEVKDAIEAIFGVKVAKVNIMNYKGKFKRVGRYSGLTNRRRKAIVTLTPDSKEIELFEV is encoded by the coding sequence ATGAAAGATCCTCGCGATATTATTAAGCGCCCCGTCATTACTGAACGTTCAACAGAGTTAATGGGTGAGAAAAAATATACGTTCGAAGTTGATGTAAAAGCGAACAAAACGGAAGTAAAAGATGCGATTGAAGCGATCTTCGGCGTAAAAGTAGCAAAGGTCAACATTATGAACTATAAAGGAAAGTTCAAACGTGTTGGTCGCTACAGCGGATTAACAAACCGCCGTCGCAAAGCGATTGTTACATTAACGCCAGACAGCAAAGAGATCGAACTATTTGAAGTATAA